From a single Labrenzia sp. PHM005 genomic region:
- a CDS encoding tetratricopeptide repeat protein: MSDIFREVDEDIRHEKYRRLWTRFGAWIIGVAVLIVVGTGGYRGWLYWQETQSQTAGDTFLEAVSLSEAGQYTEAAALYGELDGAIGGYPALAQMRRASDLANSGDASAALAEFDALARDNSLAPSLRDIASLRGAYIAVDLEDYTAIADRIEGLTGDTGAFRAAARELLAVSAWKSGDAETALKWISALEDDTETPQGISQRVTLLASLIRGQTGAQSEAGEGTSQ, from the coding sequence ATGTCTGATATTTTTCGTGAGGTCGATGAGGACATCCGCCATGAGAAGTACCGTCGGCTATGGACCCGTTTCGGGGCCTGGATCATCGGCGTTGCTGTCCTGATTGTAGTTGGCACGGGCGGATACCGCGGCTGGCTCTACTGGCAGGAAACTCAGTCGCAAACCGCAGGCGATACTTTTTTAGAAGCAGTCAGCTTGTCAGAAGCAGGGCAATACACGGAAGCAGCCGCGCTCTATGGCGAGCTGGATGGAGCCATCGGTGGATATCCGGCACTGGCACAAATGCGCCGGGCATCCGATCTGGCAAACTCCGGCGATGCGTCGGCAGCGCTGGCGGAGTTCGATGCGTTGGCACGCGATAACAGCCTAGCACCATCCCTGCGGGATATCGCATCCTTGCGCGGTGCCTATATCGCGGTGGATCTGGAAGACTATACCGCGATTGCCGACCGGATCGAGGGCTTGACCGGTGACACCGGCGCGTTCCGCGCGGCGGCCCGCGAGCTGCTTGCTGTGAGCGCTTGGAAAAGCGGTGATGCCGAGACAGCGCTTAAATGGATTTCCGCATTGGAAGATGACACCGAAACCCCACAGGGCATCAGCCAGCGTGTAACGCTTTTGGCGAGCCTTATCCGGGGACAAACCGGCGCACAATCTGAGGCGGGTGAGGGTACTTCGCAGTGA
- a CDS encoding NnrU family protein: MLLLIAGLILFLGCHFLPVFPARKAALEDKLGPNGYRGLFSLISAIGFGLIIYGYGAARAEGPFIVYDPPFWLRHVTMLFMVPVFIFLVAAYVPCRIKNALKHPMLVAVKLWAFSHLLANGDLASVLLFGSFLVWAVVDRISVKRRAPSGAAEAVAQPGRYSDIGVILAGLVIYGLFSWKLHVLLIGVPVG, encoded by the coding sequence ATGCTGCTGTTGATTGCCGGACTGATTCTGTTTTTAGGATGCCATTTTCTGCCGGTGTTTCCAGCTAGAAAGGCCGCATTGGAAGATAAACTCGGACCGAATGGATACCGCGGCTTATTTTCGCTTATTTCTGCGATTGGTTTTGGTCTGATCATCTATGGCTATGGTGCCGCCCGGGCCGAAGGACCTTTCATTGTTTACGATCCGCCGTTCTGGCTGCGCCACGTCACCATGCTATTCATGGTGCCAGTGTTCATTTTTCTAGTGGCTGCCTATGTTCCCTGCCGGATAAAAAATGCACTGAAGCATCCGATGCTGGTTGCTGTGAAACTCTGGGCATTCTCGCATTTGCTGGCCAATGGCGATCTGGCGTCTGTTTTATTGTTTGGCAGTTTTTTGGTCTGGGCCGTCGTCGACCGAATCTCGGTCAAGCGTAGAGCGCCTAGCGGTGCCGCTGAGGCGGTAGCTCAGCCCGGCCGGTACTCCGATATCGGCGTCATTCTTGCTGGGTTGGTGATCTATGGTCTGTTCTCTTGGAAACTTCATGTGCTTTTAATTGGTGTTCCGGTGGGGTAA
- a CDS encoding Gfo/Idh/MocA family protein has product MVEEVGIGILGCGKTSKPYFDLIPAFQGLKIRACADLNRDAAQVRASENGIRLETVHDLLMAEDVDLIVNLTTPDAHGMVIREILTHGKHVYSEKPLVPTLSEGEAVMDLARQQNLQVGCAPDTFMGGAWQSARKAIDDGLIGQVIGGTCHAMTGGIETWHPSPETFYKAGGGPVLDFGPYYLAALVNLIGPVRRVCAMHSMPQTSRKIGFGSRKGTSIDVEVPTTVHASMMFETGALISFLASWDVEAHAHTPIELYGTEGTLFLPDPVFFGGDVVCVTKSGERKVLDTESHPFSRPNLTSRGRERASYRAAGLADMVSALQIGGEFRCTIERALHSVEVIEAIRNAGATGQTVDITHSATRPAPLSAVEAEDLMR; this is encoded by the coding sequence ATGGTGGAAGAGGTGGGAATTGGCATCTTGGGGTGTGGCAAAACCTCCAAACCATATTTTGATCTGATTCCAGCGTTTCAAGGGCTGAAAATACGGGCCTGCGCCGATCTGAACCGGGATGCCGCACAAGTCCGCGCTTCAGAAAACGGCATCCGTCTGGAGACGGTGCACGATCTCTTGATGGCTGAGGACGTAGATCTGATTGTCAATCTGACCACTCCTGATGCACATGGCATGGTCATTCGCGAAATACTCACACACGGTAAACACGTCTATTCCGAAAAACCTCTTGTGCCGACATTGAGCGAAGGCGAAGCGGTGATGGATCTTGCGCGCCAACAGAACCTTCAGGTGGGCTGTGCACCCGACACCTTTATGGGCGGGGCCTGGCAATCGGCACGAAAGGCCATCGACGATGGTTTGATTGGTCAAGTCATCGGAGGCACATGCCACGCGATGACGGGTGGTATCGAGACCTGGCACCCAAGCCCGGAGACTTTCTACAAAGCTGGCGGCGGCCCTGTTTTGGATTTTGGCCCATATTATCTTGCCGCTCTTGTCAATCTGATCGGCCCGGTCCGAAGGGTATGCGCCATGCACAGCATGCCGCAGACTTCGCGAAAAATCGGGTTCGGTTCGCGCAAAGGTACATCGATTGATGTTGAAGTGCCGACCACTGTCCATGCTTCGATGATGTTTGAAACTGGAGCATTGATATCGTTCCTGGCCAGTTGGGATGTTGAAGCCCACGCCCACACGCCAATTGAACTTTATGGAACTGAAGGTACGCTTTTTCTGCCAGATCCGGTTTTCTTCGGAGGTGATGTTGTATGCGTGACCAAGAGTGGTGAGCGCAAAGTCCTCGATACAGAAAGTCACCCGTTCAGCCGTCCCAACCTCACCAGCCGTGGCCGTGAACGGGCAAGCTATCGTGCCGCAGGTTTGGCGGATATGGTGAGCGCGCTGCAAATCGGCGGAGAATTTCGCTGCACCATAGAGCGGGCGTTACATTCGGTTGAAGTGATTGAAGCAATCCGTAATGCAGGTGCGACCGGTCAGACCGTAGATATTACGCATTCTGCGACCCGCCCGGCGCCACTGTCCGCCGTCGAAGCCGAAGACCTGATGCGGTAA
- a CDS encoding DUF3429 domain-containing protein: protein MPKNLNLTSEQIIYPDRIPFTVGFLTGLGLVPFAALALGAVFLPPDSQQSALHAQQLYGAVILSFLGGIYWGWELAVAYVQTRPVSSTRLIIGVLPSVFGWFALLLPGVYPALALSACFCGCLAYDLWRTNRHLAPRWYPALRIPVTVAVLVALITPVFPA from the coding sequence ATGCCAAAAAACCTAAACCTTACCTCTGAACAGATCATCTATCCCGATAGGATACCATTTACGGTCGGTTTTCTGACTGGATTAGGCCTTGTTCCGTTCGCCGCACTTGCTTTGGGGGCTGTATTTCTGCCACCGGACAGCCAGCAATCCGCACTCCATGCGCAGCAGTTATATGGGGCTGTGATATTATCATTTCTTGGCGGTATTTATTGGGGCTGGGAGTTGGCCGTCGCCTATGTGCAAACCAGGCCAGTCTCTTCAACCCGGCTTATTATCGGCGTCCTGCCATCAGTCTTTGGCTGGTTCGCCCTCTTGCTCCCAGGGGTCTATCCTGCGCTTGCGCTTTCCGCCTGTTTCTGCGGATGCCTTGCATATGATTTATGGAGAACGAACCGGCATCTCGCCCCCAGATGGTATCCGGCGCTCCGAATCCCTGTCACGGTCGCTGTTTTGGTCGCACTGATTACACCTGTATTTCCGGCTTAG
- a CDS encoding Fur family transcriptional regulator, with translation MAHAHPDLTKNQALVFGRLSDASGPLTAYAILDELRDNGFRAPLQVYRALDKLVDYGLVHRLESLNAFVACRHKGCSDHKTAAFAICDLCGNVLEFAPDQAMEHLLSWTESQEFQLSRTTIELRGTCSYCSASDKAAS, from the coding sequence ATGGCGCATGCCCATCCTGATTTGACAAAAAACCAGGCGCTCGTGTTCGGCAGATTATCGGACGCAAGTGGTCCGCTGACCGCCTATGCGATTTTGGATGAATTGCGCGACAATGGGTTCCGGGCGCCGCTTCAAGTCTACCGGGCTCTGGATAAATTGGTCGATTACGGCCTCGTACACCGGTTGGAAAGCTTGAATGCCTTTGTGGCGTGCCGGCACAAGGGGTGTTCGGACCACAAGACCGCTGCTTTTGCGATTTGTGACCTTTGCGGCAACGTTCTGGAGTTTGCGCCCGATCAGGCCATGGAGCATCTTCTTAGCTGGACGGAGAGTCAGGAGTTTCAGTTGTCACGCACCACGATCGAATTGCGCGGCACTTGCAGCTATTGTTCAGCTTCTGACAAAGCGGCCAGTTAG
- a CDS encoding metal ABC transporter permease yields MLDDFFTRALIAGVGVAAVAGPLGCFVVWRRMSYFGDTLSHAALLGVALALLLDVNTTLAVAAVSIVLALMLLALRQGDTLPSDALLGLLSHSALAIGLVCLAFMTWVRVDLLGLLFGDILSVTRLDIAMIYGGGAVVLAGLILIWRSLFAATVSPDLADGEGLRPERAELVFMLLTAIVIAIALKIIGALLITALLILPAAAARRWAGSPEQMALLAGLAGVIAVVVGLYGSLHYDTPSGPSIVVAAMLLFVLSLVPIRQLIQKLTAGNRGET; encoded by the coding sequence ATGTTAGATGATTTTTTCACACGGGCTCTGATTGCAGGGGTTGGCGTGGCCGCGGTGGCAGGTCCGCTTGGCTGCTTTGTGGTTTGGCGGCGGATGTCTTATTTCGGGGATACTTTATCTCATGCGGCCCTGTTGGGGGTGGCTCTGGCATTGCTTTTGGATGTCAACACAACCCTAGCCGTGGCGGCGGTCTCCATTGTCTTGGCTTTAATGCTTTTGGCCTTAAGGCAGGGGGATACCTTGCCGTCTGACGCCCTACTTGGGTTGTTATCCCACTCTGCGCTGGCCATTGGCCTGGTTTGTCTTGCCTTTATGACCTGGGTTCGAGTTGATCTTTTGGGGTTATTGTTCGGCGATATCTTGTCGGTCACCCGGCTCGATATCGCGATGATATATGGTGGCGGAGCCGTGGTCTTGGCCGGATTGATCCTGATCTGGCGGAGTCTCTTTGCAGCAACTGTCAGTCCAGACCTGGCCGACGGGGAGGGGTTGCGCCCGGAACGCGCTGAACTCGTGTTCATGCTTCTGACCGCTATTGTCATTGCCATCGCTTTGAAGATTATTGGGGCATTGTTGATCACCGCTCTATTGATCCTGCCGGCTGCAGCTGCGCGCCGCTGGGCAGGTTCGCCTGAACAAATGGCGCTGCTTGCCGGTCTTGCAGGGGTGATCGCCGTTGTAGTCGGGTTGTATGGCTCGCTTCACTATGACACGCCATCCGGACCGTCGATTGTGGTTGCAGCTATGCTGCTTTTTGTGCTCAGCCTGGTCCCGATTCGGCAACTGATACAAAAACTGACAGCAGGAAACCGGGGAGAAACCTGA
- a CDS encoding metal ABC transporter ATP-binding protein, producing the protein MNDVADTLVQLKRAGIRKSSSWLVRGVDLTVSSGEIVTLIGPNGSGKSTTAKMALGIHKPTEGTATRRRGLVVGYVPQKLSIDWTLPLTVRRFMRLTNPLTDSECLTALENTGAARLLDEEMRTLSGGELQRVMLARAIARAPDLLVLDEPVQGVDYAGEIAIYDLISEIRKTLGCGILMISHDLHVVMAAADQVICLNGHVCCRGTPSDVSKDHNYHQLFGTRAGGSIAMYEHHHDHEHLPDGTVRHSDGTVCDHCPGEHGSEAADDTVIASDSKTERTAAGSLSNVR; encoded by the coding sequence ATGAATGACGTAGCCGACACGCTGGTGCAGCTCAAGCGCGCTGGTATTCGGAAGAGCAGTTCCTGGCTGGTCCGGGGCGTGGATTTGACTGTGTCCTCAGGCGAAATCGTGACGTTGATCGGGCCGAACGGCTCCGGCAAATCAACAACAGCAAAGATGGCACTCGGCATTCATAAGCCGACGGAGGGCACGGCCACCCGCCGCCGCGGGCTTGTGGTTGGCTACGTGCCGCAAAAACTTTCCATCGACTGGACTTTGCCTCTAACAGTGCGCCGGTTTATGCGCCTGACCAATCCGCTGACCGATTCGGAATGTCTCACAGCTCTTGAGAATACAGGTGCTGCCCGACTGCTCGATGAGGAGATGCGCACGTTGTCTGGTGGGGAGCTGCAACGGGTCATGTTGGCACGCGCCATCGCCAGGGCGCCCGATCTCTTGGTTCTGGATGAGCCCGTGCAGGGAGTCGATTATGCAGGCGAGATCGCCATTTACGACCTGATTTCAGAAATCAGAAAGACCCTTGGTTGCGGGATTCTGATGATCTCTCATGATCTTCATGTGGTCATGGCAGCCGCCGATCAGGTGATCTGCCTGAATGGTCATGTCTGCTGCCGCGGAACACCTTCAGACGTCAGCAAAGACCACAACTACCACCAGCTTTTTGGCACACGGGCAGGTGGTTCCATTGCAATGTATGAGCATCATCATGACCATGAACATTTGCCGGATGGCACGGTGCGCCATTCAGACGGAACGGTCTGCGATCATTGCCCAGGTGAGCACGGTTCTGAGGCGGCAGATGACACTGTGATTGCATCAGACAGCAAAACAGAAAGAACGGCTGCAGGTAGCCTGAGCAATGTTAGATGA
- a CDS encoding mannose-1-phosphate guanylyltransferase/mannose-6-phosphate isomerase: protein MIFPCILSGGIGSRLWPLSRKDRPKQFLPLFDGESLFQKTCKRVSAEDFANPIIIGGNTHRFLMGEQMAEIGVEADTILLEPVGRNTAPPALMAALIAFEKDPDALILLLPSDHLIGKEEVFLSAVGNAQDAAQNGQIVTFGITPTTPNTGYGYIQLEPGDEAVRKVSAFVEKPDLARAQEFLKGGAHVWNAGIFLFSAQTMIEAFKLHQPALFENISALMATRHSDLDFTRLDEDKFAQLESISIDYAIMEKANNVVCAPMAPDWDDLGSWSAIWSVLDKDREGNSALGDARFLNCKECLAYADRRLVSVIGLENVMVIATTDSVLVAHKDQAQDVKKVVEQLEAEGRSETERHPRSYRPWGYSERINSGDRFAVQSMMIKPGKRLSLQSHLHRAEHWVVVSGTLEITINDEVSLLTENQSAYVPLGAQHTLHNPGRIPVRMIEVQSGTYLQEDDIVRHS, encoded by the coding sequence ATGATTTTTCCCTGTATCTTATCCGGTGGTATTGGTTCCCGTCTGTGGCCCCTGTCTCGAAAGGACCGGCCCAAACAATTCCTGCCGCTGTTTGACGGGGAAAGCCTGTTTCAAAAAACTTGCAAGCGTGTGTCTGCCGAAGACTTTGCCAATCCGATCATCATTGGAGGCAATACACACCGATTTTTGATGGGCGAGCAAATGGCGGAAATCGGTGTCGAAGCCGACACGATCCTGCTGGAACCAGTCGGCCGCAACACCGCACCTCCGGCCCTCATGGCGGCCTTGATTGCCTTTGAAAAGGATCCAGATGCCCTAATCCTTCTGCTGCCCTCTGATCATCTAATCGGTAAAGAAGAAGTCTTTTTGAGTGCGGTGGGCAACGCACAGGACGCAGCCCAAAACGGCCAGATTGTGACTTTCGGCATTACGCCAACCACCCCCAACACCGGTTATGGCTATATCCAATTGGAGCCTGGCGATGAGGCGGTGCGCAAGGTCAGCGCTTTTGTGGAAAAGCCGGATCTTGCAAGAGCACAAGAGTTTTTAAAAGGGGGCGCCCATGTCTGGAACGCCGGGATTTTTCTGTTTTCCGCCCAAACGATGATCGAAGCTTTCAAGCTTCACCAGCCAGCGCTTTTTGAAAACATTTCAGCGCTCATGGCGACACGGCACAGCGATCTGGATTTTACCCGGCTGGACGAAGACAAATTTGCGCAGCTTGAGAGCATCTCGATCGATTACGCGATCATGGAAAAAGCTAATAATGTTGTCTGTGCTCCCATGGCCCCGGACTGGGATGATCTTGGCTCCTGGTCGGCAATCTGGAGTGTTCTGGACAAAGACAGGGAAGGCAACTCCGCCCTAGGTGACGCCCGTTTCCTAAACTGTAAGGAATGCTTGGCGTATGCAGATCGAAGGCTGGTGTCTGTCATCGGCCTGGAAAACGTCATGGTGATCGCAACCACCGACAGCGTTCTGGTTGCCCACAAGGACCAAGCGCAGGACGTGAAAAAGGTTGTAGAGCAACTTGAGGCGGAAGGCCGCAGCGAAACTGAACGCCACCCGCGTTCCTACAGGCCTTGGGGGTATTCTGAACGCATCAACTCTGGCGACCGATTTGCGGTTCAATCCATGATGATCAAGCCCGGCAAACGCCTCAGTCTGCAAAGCCATCTGCACCGGGCTGAACACTGGGTTGTTGTTTCCGGAACCTTGGAAATAACGATCAATGATGAAGTCAGTCTTCTGACCGAAAACCAATCCGCCTATGTGCCGCTTGGGGCGCAGCACACATTGCACAATCCTGGACGGATACCGGTGCGGATGATCGAAGTTCAGTCCGGCACCTATCTTCAAGAAGATGATATCGTCCGCCACTCGTAA
- a CDS encoding PadR family transcriptional regulator, whose amino-acid sequence MSVRGLCLAILSFGDATGYEIRKESTEGRFSYFDDASFGSIYPALARLEADGMVTVREEPQAGKPSRKVYSITEAGRQEFITSLCEPQAPDTFKSPFLLIALNAAKLPPEVLRRALDRRKAQVEDELRLLSGCSEADSECSHAGSDWTRDYGIACMNFTLRYLEEHGNALIKIAEDAAEPVQTAAE is encoded by the coding sequence ATGAGCGTTCGTGGCCTATGCCTTGCTATTCTGTCGTTCGGCGACGCGACCGGTTATGAAATCCGGAAAGAATCGACCGAAGGCCGGTTCAGCTATTTTGATGACGCCAGCTTTGGCTCGATCTATCCGGCCCTGGCGCGTCTCGAAGCCGACGGCATGGTGACCGTGCGCGAAGAACCGCAGGCCGGCAAACCCTCTCGAAAAGTCTATTCCATCACAGAGGCAGGACGCCAAGAATTCATCACCTCCTTGTGCGAACCTCAGGCTCCCGACACTTTCAAATCCCCTTTCCTTTTGATTGCCCTGAATGCCGCTAAGTTGCCGCCGGAAGTGCTGCGACGTGCACTCGACCGGCGCAAAGCACAAGTGGAGGACGAGCTCCGGTTGCTGTCTGGGTGCAGCGAAGCGGACTCAGAATGTTCACATGCAGGGTCCGACTGGACTCGTGACTACGGTATCGCCTGCATGAATTTCACACTTCGCTATCTCGAAGAGCATGGCAATGCCCTGATCAAAATTGCTGAAGACGCAGCCGAACCCGTTCAGACGGCCGCTGAGTAA
- a CDS encoding efflux RND transporter periplasmic adaptor subunit produces the protein MPIKFSYILAAGLAAGIGIWMSGGSVVVGGVGDGENATPAPAVRVAEQSEGTFRVEVRKLFAQDRQAVLEVRGRTEAEAKVAVRSHVTDDVIDRPAREGAYVAAGDILCILDRGTRESRILEAKAAVAEAEMLQKAAKQLSSKGFTAETRVMTVQAQLDAANARLEEAERELRRTVIRSPINGVIESPMAEIGAQLDKGSVCATVVNSDPMIAIGEVSELNIGQISENMTAEVELVTGDTFEGRVRYIAPAANPDTRTFRVEVEIPNSEGKARDGVTAVTRLPLPVEKAHKISPAILTLNDNGKVGVRAVDQENKTMFYPVKVLGGEQDGLWVGGLPDEVIVIVVGQEYVADGQVVEPVIKTAEVTQ, from the coding sequence ATGCCTATCAAGTTTTCCTATATCCTGGCAGCCGGACTGGCCGCAGGCATCGGAATATGGATGTCTGGTGGATCTGTCGTGGTTGGGGGCGTTGGAGATGGCGAAAACGCAACCCCTGCCCCGGCCGTTCGTGTGGCCGAACAGTCCGAAGGCACGTTCCGTGTCGAGGTTCGCAAGCTGTTTGCGCAGGACCGGCAAGCCGTACTGGAAGTGCGCGGCCGGACTGAAGCAGAAGCCAAAGTCGCCGTCCGTTCTCATGTGACAGACGATGTGATCGACCGCCCTGCCCGCGAAGGCGCTTACGTTGCGGCTGGCGACATCCTATGTATCCTTGACCGCGGCACCCGAGAATCGCGGATTTTGGAAGCCAAAGCGGCTGTCGCGGAAGCTGAAATGCTGCAAAAGGCTGCCAAACAGCTGAGCAGCAAGGGCTTTACCGCCGAAACCCGTGTCATGACCGTACAGGCTCAGTTGGACGCTGCAAATGCCCGGTTGGAAGAAGCCGAACGGGAACTGCGGCGGACAGTCATCCGCTCTCCAATCAATGGCGTCATTGAAAGCCCAATGGCCGAAATTGGTGCCCAACTCGATAAGGGCAGTGTCTGCGCAACGGTCGTCAATTCTGATCCGATGATAGCGATCGGCGAGGTCAGCGAACTGAACATTGGTCAGATTTCGGAAAACATGACTGCCGAAGTCGAATTGGTTACTGGCGACACTTTCGAGGGCCGCGTCCGTTACATCGCGCCGGCAGCCAATCCGGACACGCGCACCTTCCGTGTCGAAGTGGAAATACCGAATTCCGAAGGAAAGGCCCGTGACGGGGTAACGGCTGTGACCCGTTTGCCGCTGCCGGTCGAAAAGGCGCACAAGATTTCTCCGGCGATCCTGACGTTGAACGACAACGGCAAAGTTGGCGTCCGCGCAGTGGATCAAGAGAACAAGACAATGTTCTACCCAGTCAAAGTCTTGGGCGGCGAACAGGATGGTCTCTGGGTCGGCGGATTGCCGGACGAAGTGATCGTGATTGTGGTGGGTCAGGAATATGTGGCTGACGGCCAAGTCGTCGAACCTGTGATCAAGACTGCGGAGGTCACTCAATGA